A region from the Diorhabda sublineata isolate icDioSubl1.1 chromosome X, icDioSubl1.1, whole genome shotgun sequence genome encodes:
- the LOC130451280 gene encoding plasma membrane calcium-transporting ATPase 2 isoform X8: MILKWNMATIDGRPAQYGITLKQLRDLMEHRGPDGIAKIQELGGTQEVCKKLYTSPSEGLSGSQVDLEHRRETFGSNSIPPKPPKTFLQLVWEALQDITLIILEVAAIVSLLLSFYQPPLEDSPFNDDETSHGWIEGLAILISVIVVVFVTAFNDYTKERQFRGLQNRIEGEHKFAVIRQGEVKQISVSDIVVGDICQIKYGDLLPADGVLIQSNDLKVDESSLTGESDHVKKGESFDPMVLSGTHVMEGSGKMLVTAVGVNSQAGIIFTLLGAAVDQQEAEIKKMKKEAKKQRKKKSLTGDEENVTGNSHMNSPAPVATENKHDTAQDGKENHVQPEKSAGERNKKEKSVLQAKLTKLAIQIGYAGSTIAVLTVVILIIQFCIKTFVIDNQTWKNSYANYLVRHLIIGVTVLVVAVPEGLPLAVTLSLAYSVKKMMKDNNLVRHLDACETMGNATAICSDKTGTLTTNRMTVVQSYICEQLCKTMPKFSDIPAHVGNVIIQAIAINCGYTSRIMPPEEGSDLPRQVGNKTECALLGFVVGLQKNYQTIRDDYPEETFTRVYTFNSDRKSMSTVIPRQGGGYRLFTKGASEIILQKCAFIYGHDGRLEKFTRDMQDRLLKQVIEPMACDGLRTICLAFRDFVPGKAEINQVHIENEPNWDDESNIVNNLTCLCVVGIEDPVRTEVPDAIKKCQKAGITVRMVTGDNVNTARSIATKCGIVKPNEDFLILEGKEFNRRIRDSAGEVQQHLIDKVWPKLRVLARSSPTDKFILVKGIIDSKLNDNREVVAVTGDGTNDGPALKKADVGFAMGIAGTDVAKEASDIILTDDNFSSIVKAVMWGRNVYDSIAKFLQFQLTVNVVAVIVAFIGACAVQDSPLKAVQMLWVNLIMDTLASLALATEMPTGDLLLRKPYGRTKPLISRTMMKNILGQAVYQLVVIFSLLFVGDKFLDIESGRGVEIGHPPTQHFTVIFNSFVMMTLFNEFNARKIHGQRNVFEGIFTNPIFYSIWIGTCLAQVGIIQLGGVAFSTTSLDRDQWLWCLFFGVGTLIWGQLVTTVPTSKIPKILSWGRGHPEEYTETIQIGEEKYDLDSDKKPRAGQILWIRGLTRLQTQIRVVNAFRQGLDARYGEHSNTSLAEVLRKQTTLSKRLSQTSSIEYADNIPDELTIPEIDVERLSSHSHTETAV; this comes from the exons ATG atCTTGAAGTGGAATATGGCTACGATAGACGGCCGTCCCGCACAATATGGAATTACCTTGAAACAACTACGTGACCTTATGGAACATAGGGGCCCAGACGGAATAGCAAAAATACAAGAATTAGGTGGGACTCAAGAAGTATGTAAAAAATTGTACACATCGCCCAGTGAAG GACTTAGTGGATCACAAGTAGACCTTGAACATAGAAGAGAAACATTTGGATCAAATTCAATTCCTCCAAAGCCcccaaaaacatttttacaattAGTATGGGAAGCTTTACAGGATATTACACTTATTATTCTAGAAGTAGCAGCCATAGTGTCTTTATTGCTTTCATTTTATCAACCCCCTCTAGAAGATTCAC CATTTAACGATGATGAAACAAGTCATGGGTGGATAGAAGGTTTAGCAATTTTAATTTCAGTTATAGTAGTAGTATTTGTAACAGCCTTTAATGATTACACTAAAGAAAGACAATTCCGAGGGTTACAAAATCGAATAGAAGGAGAACACAAATTTGCAGTAATTAGACAAGGAGAAGTTAAACAAATCTCTGTCAGTGATATAGTTGTAGGTGATATTTGCCAAATTAAATATGGAGATCTTTTACCCGCTGATGGAGTTCTTATACAATCAAATGATTTGAAA GTAGACGAATCCTCCTTAACAGGAGAATCTGATCATGTCAAGAAAGGGGAATCGTTCGACCCGATGGTATTGTCCGGTACCCATGTCATGGAAGGATCTGGTAAGATGTTGGTTACTGCAGTTGGTGTTAATTCGCAGGCTGGTATCATCTTCACGTTACTGGGAGCTGCTGTTGATCAACAAGAAgctgaaataaagaaaatgaaaaagg AAGCTAAAAAGCAGCGGAAGAAGAAAAGCTTGACAG GTGATGAAGAAAATGTAACTGGAAATAGCCACATGAACTCCCCAGCTCCAGTCGCTACAGAAAATAAACATGATACTGCTCAAGACGGTAAAGAAAATCATGTTCAACCCGAAAAATCAGCTGGAGAGAGAAACAAAAAGGAGAAATCTGTGCTACAAGCTAAACTGACTAAGCTCGCCATACAAATTGGTTATGCTGGTTCCACTATAGCGGTCCTTACCGTTGTCATACTGATCATCCAATTCTGTATCAAGACTTTCGTTATTGATAaccaaacttggaaaaactcCTATGCCAATTATCTTGTACGCCATCTGATTATTGGTGTCACCGTACTTGTTGTAGCTGTTCCTGAGGGATTACCACTTGCAGTTACCCTGTCTCTTGCTTATAGTGTAAAG AAAATGATGAAGGACAACAATTTGGTGAGACATTTGGATGCTTGTGAGACGATGGGTAATGCTACAGCCATATGTTCTGATAAAACTGGTACTTTGACAACTAACAGGATGACAGTTGTTCAATCCTACATATGTGAACAGCTTTGTAAGACAATGCCCAAATTTTCTGATATACCTGCACATGTCGGAAATGTAATCATTCAGGCTATTGCCATCAACTGTGGCTATACATCAAGAATTATG CCTCCAGAAGAGGGCAGCGATCTACCGAGACAAGTGGGCAACAAAACGGAATGTGCATTGTTAGGATTTGTTGTAGGACTTCAGAAGAATTACCAAACGATCAGAGATGACTATCCAGAGGAAACGTTTACTCGAGTGTACACCTTTAATTCAGACAGAAAATCCATGAGTACAGTGATACCTCGTCAAGGTGGAGGTTATCGATTATTTACCAAAGGTGCTTCagaaattatattacaaaagtGTGCCTTTATTTACGGCCACGACGGCCGTCTTGAGAAATTTACCAGAGACATGCAAGACAGGTTGTTGAAACAAGTGATAGAGCCTATGGCTTGTGACGGACTTAGGACTATATGTCTCGCTTTCAGAGATTTTGTTCCTGGTAAAGCAGAAATAAATCAGGTACATATTGAGAACGAACCCAATTGGGATGATGAATCAAATATTGTCAATAACTTGACTTGCTTGTGTGTCGTTGGTATTGAAGATCCTGTTAGAACTGAAGTACCAGATGCCATCAAGAAATGTCAGAAAGCTGGTATCACTGTCAGAATGGTTACTGGTGACAATGTTAACACCGCTAGATCAATAGCTACTAAATGTGGTATTGTTAAACCTAATGAGGACTTTCTCATTTTGGAAGGCAAAGAATTTAACAGGAGAATTAGGGACAGCGCGGGAGAA gttcaGCAGCACCTTATCGACAAAGTTTGGCCTAAATTACGTGTTCTTGCTAGATCATCACCCACTGATAAGTTTATCCTGGTCAAGGGTATTATAGACAGTAAATTGAATGATAATAGAGAAGTAGTAGCAGTAACTGGGGATGGTACAAATGATGGACCTGCTTTGAAAAAAGCAGATGTTGGATTTGCTATG GGTATCGCTGGTACGGATGTAGCAAAAGAGGCTTCAGATATTATATTGACAGATGACAACTTCAGTAGTATTGTGAAGGCTGTTATGTGGGGTAGAAATGTTTATGACAGTATAGCTAAATTTTTACAATTCCAACTTACTGTTAACGTCGTTGCTGTTATTGTTGCATTTATCGGTGCTTGTGCTGTCCAAGACAGTCCTCTAAAG gCAGTGCAAATGTTATGGGTAAACTTGATTATGGACACCTTGGCTTCCTTGGCATTGGCTACTGAAATGCCTACTGGAGATTTATTACTTAGGAAACCCTATGGTAGAACCAAACCATTGATTTCAAGAACGATGATGAAGAATATCCTAGGACAAGCTGTATATCAATtagttgttattttttctttactttttgtAG GtgataaatttttggatatAGAATCAGGAAGAGGTGTGGAAATTGGACATCCGCCAACTCAACATTTTACTGTCATCTTTAATTCTTTCGTCATGATGACCTTGTTCAACGAGTTCAATGCTAGGAAAATCCACGGAcaaagaaatgtttttgaaggaATCTTCACTAATCCTATCTTCTACAGTATCTGGATAGGAACATGTCTAGCACAG GTTGGAATTATCCAATTGGGTGGTGTAGCATTTTCAACTACTAGTCTAGATAGAGATCAATGGCTTTGGTGTCTCTTCTTTGGTGTAGGAACTCTAATATGGGGTCAGCTAGTGACTACTGTACCAACCagtaaaattccaaagattttaTC ttgGGGTCGAGGACACCCTGAAGAATATACTGAAACAATCCAAATTGGCGAAGAGAAATACGACCTTGATTCTGACAAGAAACCTCGAGCGGGTCAAATATTGTGGATAAGAGGTCTGACAAGATTGCAAACGCAG
- the LOC130451280 gene encoding plasma membrane calcium-transporting ATPase 2 isoform X6, producing MILKWNMATIDGRPAQYGITLKQLRDLMEHRGPDGIAKIQELGGTQEVCKKLYTSPSEGLSGSQVDLEHRRETFGSNSIPPKPPKTFLQLVWEALQDITLIILEVAAIVSLLLSFYQPPLEDSPFNDDETSHGWIEGLAILISVIVVVFVTAFNDYTKERQFRGLQNRIEGEHKFAVIRQGEVKQISVSDIVVGDICQIKYGDLLPADGVLIQSNDLKVDESSLTGESDHVKKGESFDPMVLSGTHVMEGSGKMLVTAVGVNSQAGIIFTLLGAAVDQQEAEIKKMKKEAKKQRKKKSLTGDEENVTGNSHMNSPAPVATENKHDTAQDGKENHVQPEKSAGERNKKEKSVLQAKLTKLAIQIGYAGSTIAVLTVVILIIQFCIKTFVIDNQTWKNSYANYLVRHLIIGVTVLVVAVPEGLPLAVTLSLAYSVKKMMKDNNLVRHLDACETMGNATAICSDKTGTLTTNRMTVVQSYICEQLCKTMPKFSDIPAHVGNVIIQAIAINCGYTSRIMPPEEGSDLPRQVGNKTECALLGFVVGLQKNYQTIRDDYPEETFTRVYTFNSDRKSMSTVIPRQGGGYRLFTKGASEIILQKCAFIYGHDGRLEKFTRDMQDRLLKQVIEPMACDGLRTICLAFRDFVPGKAEINQVHIENEPNWDDESNIVNNLTCLCVVGIEDPVRTEVPDAIKKCQKAGITVRMVTGDNVNTARSIATKCGIVKPNEDFLILEGKEFNRRIRDSAGEVQQHLIDKVWPKLRVLARSSPTDKFILVKGIIDSKLNDNREVVAVTGDGTNDGPALKKADVGFAMGIAGTDVAKEASDIILTDDNFSSIVKAVMWGRNVYDSIAKFLQFQLTVNVVAVIVAFIGACAVQDSPLKAVQMLWVNLIMDTLASLALATEMPTGDLLLRKPYGRTKPLISRTMMKNILGQAVYQLVVIFSLLFVGDKFLDIESGRGVEIGHPPTQHFTVIFNSFVMMTLFNEFNARKIHGQRNVFEGIFTNPIFYSIWIGTCLAQVGIIQLGGVAFSTTSLDRDQWLWCLFFGVGTLIWGQLVTTVPTSKIPKILSWGRGHPEEYTETIQIGEEKYDLDSDKKPRAGQILWIRGLTRLQTQVIGGELQERLIPVPYSKSSTDQAIRVVNAFRQGLDARYGEHSNTSLAEVLRKQTTLSKRLSQTSSIEYADNIPDELTIPEIDVERLSSHSHTETAV from the exons ATG atCTTGAAGTGGAATATGGCTACGATAGACGGCCGTCCCGCACAATATGGAATTACCTTGAAACAACTACGTGACCTTATGGAACATAGGGGCCCAGACGGAATAGCAAAAATACAAGAATTAGGTGGGACTCAAGAAGTATGTAAAAAATTGTACACATCGCCCAGTGAAG GACTTAGTGGATCACAAGTAGACCTTGAACATAGAAGAGAAACATTTGGATCAAATTCAATTCCTCCAAAGCCcccaaaaacatttttacaattAGTATGGGAAGCTTTACAGGATATTACACTTATTATTCTAGAAGTAGCAGCCATAGTGTCTTTATTGCTTTCATTTTATCAACCCCCTCTAGAAGATTCAC CATTTAACGATGATGAAACAAGTCATGGGTGGATAGAAGGTTTAGCAATTTTAATTTCAGTTATAGTAGTAGTATTTGTAACAGCCTTTAATGATTACACTAAAGAAAGACAATTCCGAGGGTTACAAAATCGAATAGAAGGAGAACACAAATTTGCAGTAATTAGACAAGGAGAAGTTAAACAAATCTCTGTCAGTGATATAGTTGTAGGTGATATTTGCCAAATTAAATATGGAGATCTTTTACCCGCTGATGGAGTTCTTATACAATCAAATGATTTGAAA GTAGACGAATCCTCCTTAACAGGAGAATCTGATCATGTCAAGAAAGGGGAATCGTTCGACCCGATGGTATTGTCCGGTACCCATGTCATGGAAGGATCTGGTAAGATGTTGGTTACTGCAGTTGGTGTTAATTCGCAGGCTGGTATCATCTTCACGTTACTGGGAGCTGCTGTTGATCAACAAGAAgctgaaataaagaaaatgaaaaagg AAGCTAAAAAGCAGCGGAAGAAGAAAAGCTTGACAG GTGATGAAGAAAATGTAACTGGAAATAGCCACATGAACTCCCCAGCTCCAGTCGCTACAGAAAATAAACATGATACTGCTCAAGACGGTAAAGAAAATCATGTTCAACCCGAAAAATCAGCTGGAGAGAGAAACAAAAAGGAGAAATCTGTGCTACAAGCTAAACTGACTAAGCTCGCCATACAAATTGGTTATGCTGGTTCCACTATAGCGGTCCTTACCGTTGTCATACTGATCATCCAATTCTGTATCAAGACTTTCGTTATTGATAaccaaacttggaaaaactcCTATGCCAATTATCTTGTACGCCATCTGATTATTGGTGTCACCGTACTTGTTGTAGCTGTTCCTGAGGGATTACCACTTGCAGTTACCCTGTCTCTTGCTTATAGTGTAAAG AAAATGATGAAGGACAACAATTTGGTGAGACATTTGGATGCTTGTGAGACGATGGGTAATGCTACAGCCATATGTTCTGATAAAACTGGTACTTTGACAACTAACAGGATGACAGTTGTTCAATCCTACATATGTGAACAGCTTTGTAAGACAATGCCCAAATTTTCTGATATACCTGCACATGTCGGAAATGTAATCATTCAGGCTATTGCCATCAACTGTGGCTATACATCAAGAATTATG CCTCCAGAAGAGGGCAGCGATCTACCGAGACAAGTGGGCAACAAAACGGAATGTGCATTGTTAGGATTTGTTGTAGGACTTCAGAAGAATTACCAAACGATCAGAGATGACTATCCAGAGGAAACGTTTACTCGAGTGTACACCTTTAATTCAGACAGAAAATCCATGAGTACAGTGATACCTCGTCAAGGTGGAGGTTATCGATTATTTACCAAAGGTGCTTCagaaattatattacaaaagtGTGCCTTTATTTACGGCCACGACGGCCGTCTTGAGAAATTTACCAGAGACATGCAAGACAGGTTGTTGAAACAAGTGATAGAGCCTATGGCTTGTGACGGACTTAGGACTATATGTCTCGCTTTCAGAGATTTTGTTCCTGGTAAAGCAGAAATAAATCAGGTACATATTGAGAACGAACCCAATTGGGATGATGAATCAAATATTGTCAATAACTTGACTTGCTTGTGTGTCGTTGGTATTGAAGATCCTGTTAGAACTGAAGTACCAGATGCCATCAAGAAATGTCAGAAAGCTGGTATCACTGTCAGAATGGTTACTGGTGACAATGTTAACACCGCTAGATCAATAGCTACTAAATGTGGTATTGTTAAACCTAATGAGGACTTTCTCATTTTGGAAGGCAAAGAATTTAACAGGAGAATTAGGGACAGCGCGGGAGAA gttcaGCAGCACCTTATCGACAAAGTTTGGCCTAAATTACGTGTTCTTGCTAGATCATCACCCACTGATAAGTTTATCCTGGTCAAGGGTATTATAGACAGTAAATTGAATGATAATAGAGAAGTAGTAGCAGTAACTGGGGATGGTACAAATGATGGACCTGCTTTGAAAAAAGCAGATGTTGGATTTGCTATG GGTATCGCTGGTACGGATGTAGCAAAAGAGGCTTCAGATATTATATTGACAGATGACAACTTCAGTAGTATTGTGAAGGCTGTTATGTGGGGTAGAAATGTTTATGACAGTATAGCTAAATTTTTACAATTCCAACTTACTGTTAACGTCGTTGCTGTTATTGTTGCATTTATCGGTGCTTGTGCTGTCCAAGACAGTCCTCTAAAG gCAGTGCAAATGTTATGGGTAAACTTGATTATGGACACCTTGGCTTCCTTGGCATTGGCTACTGAAATGCCTACTGGAGATTTATTACTTAGGAAACCCTATGGTAGAACCAAACCATTGATTTCAAGAACGATGATGAAGAATATCCTAGGACAAGCTGTATATCAATtagttgttattttttctttactttttgtAG GtgataaatttttggatatAGAATCAGGAAGAGGTGTGGAAATTGGACATCCGCCAACTCAACATTTTACTGTCATCTTTAATTCTTTCGTCATGATGACCTTGTTCAACGAGTTCAATGCTAGGAAAATCCACGGAcaaagaaatgtttttgaaggaATCTTCACTAATCCTATCTTCTACAGTATCTGGATAGGAACATGTCTAGCACAG GTTGGAATTATCCAATTGGGTGGTGTAGCATTTTCAACTACTAGTCTAGATAGAGATCAATGGCTTTGGTGTCTCTTCTTTGGTGTAGGAACTCTAATATGGGGTCAGCTAGTGACTACTGTACCAACCagtaaaattccaaagattttaTC ttgGGGTCGAGGACACCCTGAAGAATATACTGAAACAATCCAAATTGGCGAAGAGAAATACGACCTTGATTCTGACAAGAAACCTCGAGCGGGTCAAATATTGTGGATAAGAGGTCTGACAAGATTGCAAACGCAG
- the LOC130451280 gene encoding plasma membrane calcium-transporting ATPase 2 isoform X9 → MILKWNMATIDGRPAQYGITLKQLRDLMEHRGPDGIAKIQELGGTQEVCKKLYTSPSEGLSGSQVDLEHRRETFGSNSIPPKPPKTFLQLVWEALQDITLIILEVAAIVSLLLSFYQPPLEDSPFNDDETSHGWIEGLAILISVIVVVFVTAFNDYTKERQFRGLQNRIEGEHKFAVIRQGEVKQISVSDIVVGDICQIKYGDLLPADGVLIQSNDLKVDESSLTGESDHVKKGESFDPMVLSGTHVMEGSGKMLVTAVGVNSQAGIIFTLLGAAVDQQEAEIKKMKKGDEENVTGNSHMNSPAPVATENKHDTAQDGKENHVQPEKSAGERNKKEKSVLQAKLTKLAIQIGYAGSTIAVLTVVILIIQFCIKTFVIDNQTWKNSYANYLVRHLIIGVTVLVVAVPEGLPLAVTLSLAYSVKKMMKDNNLVRHLDACETMGNATAICSDKTGTLTTNRMTVVQSYICEQLCKTMPKFSDIPAHVGNVIIQAIAINCGYTSRIMPPEEGSDLPRQVGNKTECALLGFVVGLQKNYQTIRDDYPEETFTRVYTFNSDRKSMSTVIPRQGGGYRLFTKGASEIILQKCAFIYGHDGRLEKFTRDMQDRLLKQVIEPMACDGLRTICLAFRDFVPGKAEINQVHIENEPNWDDESNIVNNLTCLCVVGIEDPVRTEVPDAIKKCQKAGITVRMVTGDNVNTARSIATKCGIVKPNEDFLILEGKEFNRRIRDSAGEVQQHLIDKVWPKLRVLARSSPTDKFILVKGIIDSKLNDNREVVAVTGDGTNDGPALKKADVGFAMGIAGTDVAKEASDIILTDDNFSSIVKAVMWGRNVYDSIAKFLQFQLTVNVVAVIVAFIGACAVQDSPLKAVQMLWVNLIMDTLASLALATEMPTGDLLLRKPYGRTKPLISRTMMKNILGQAVYQLVVIFSLLFVGDKFLDIESGRGVEIGHPPTQHFTVIFNSFVMMTLFNEFNARKIHGQRNVFEGIFTNPIFYSIWIGTCLAQVGIIQLGGVAFSTTSLDRDQWLWCLFFGVGTLIWGQLVTTVPTSKIPKILSWGRGHPEEYTETIQIGEEKYDLDSDKKPRAGQILWIRGLTRLQTQVIGGELQERLIPVPYSKSSTDQAIRVVNAFRQGLDARYGEHSNTSLAEVLRKQTTLSKRLSQTSSIEYADNIPDELTIPEIDVERLSSHSHTETAV, encoded by the exons ATG atCTTGAAGTGGAATATGGCTACGATAGACGGCCGTCCCGCACAATATGGAATTACCTTGAAACAACTACGTGACCTTATGGAACATAGGGGCCCAGACGGAATAGCAAAAATACAAGAATTAGGTGGGACTCAAGAAGTATGTAAAAAATTGTACACATCGCCCAGTGAAG GACTTAGTGGATCACAAGTAGACCTTGAACATAGAAGAGAAACATTTGGATCAAATTCAATTCCTCCAAAGCCcccaaaaacatttttacaattAGTATGGGAAGCTTTACAGGATATTACACTTATTATTCTAGAAGTAGCAGCCATAGTGTCTTTATTGCTTTCATTTTATCAACCCCCTCTAGAAGATTCAC CATTTAACGATGATGAAACAAGTCATGGGTGGATAGAAGGTTTAGCAATTTTAATTTCAGTTATAGTAGTAGTATTTGTAACAGCCTTTAATGATTACACTAAAGAAAGACAATTCCGAGGGTTACAAAATCGAATAGAAGGAGAACACAAATTTGCAGTAATTAGACAAGGAGAAGTTAAACAAATCTCTGTCAGTGATATAGTTGTAGGTGATATTTGCCAAATTAAATATGGAGATCTTTTACCCGCTGATGGAGTTCTTATACAATCAAATGATTTGAAA GTAGACGAATCCTCCTTAACAGGAGAATCTGATCATGTCAAGAAAGGGGAATCGTTCGACCCGATGGTATTGTCCGGTACCCATGTCATGGAAGGATCTGGTAAGATGTTGGTTACTGCAGTTGGTGTTAATTCGCAGGCTGGTATCATCTTCACGTTACTGGGAGCTGCTGTTGATCAACAAGAAgctgaaataaagaaaatgaaaaagg GTGATGAAGAAAATGTAACTGGAAATAGCCACATGAACTCCCCAGCTCCAGTCGCTACAGAAAATAAACATGATACTGCTCAAGACGGTAAAGAAAATCATGTTCAACCCGAAAAATCAGCTGGAGAGAGAAACAAAAAGGAGAAATCTGTGCTACAAGCTAAACTGACTAAGCTCGCCATACAAATTGGTTATGCTGGTTCCACTATAGCGGTCCTTACCGTTGTCATACTGATCATCCAATTCTGTATCAAGACTTTCGTTATTGATAaccaaacttggaaaaactcCTATGCCAATTATCTTGTACGCCATCTGATTATTGGTGTCACCGTACTTGTTGTAGCTGTTCCTGAGGGATTACCACTTGCAGTTACCCTGTCTCTTGCTTATAGTGTAAAG AAAATGATGAAGGACAACAATTTGGTGAGACATTTGGATGCTTGTGAGACGATGGGTAATGCTACAGCCATATGTTCTGATAAAACTGGTACTTTGACAACTAACAGGATGACAGTTGTTCAATCCTACATATGTGAACAGCTTTGTAAGACAATGCCCAAATTTTCTGATATACCTGCACATGTCGGAAATGTAATCATTCAGGCTATTGCCATCAACTGTGGCTATACATCAAGAATTATG CCTCCAGAAGAGGGCAGCGATCTACCGAGACAAGTGGGCAACAAAACGGAATGTGCATTGTTAGGATTTGTTGTAGGACTTCAGAAGAATTACCAAACGATCAGAGATGACTATCCAGAGGAAACGTTTACTCGAGTGTACACCTTTAATTCAGACAGAAAATCCATGAGTACAGTGATACCTCGTCAAGGTGGAGGTTATCGATTATTTACCAAAGGTGCTTCagaaattatattacaaaagtGTGCCTTTATTTACGGCCACGACGGCCGTCTTGAGAAATTTACCAGAGACATGCAAGACAGGTTGTTGAAACAAGTGATAGAGCCTATGGCTTGTGACGGACTTAGGACTATATGTCTCGCTTTCAGAGATTTTGTTCCTGGTAAAGCAGAAATAAATCAGGTACATATTGAGAACGAACCCAATTGGGATGATGAATCAAATATTGTCAATAACTTGACTTGCTTGTGTGTCGTTGGTATTGAAGATCCTGTTAGAACTGAAGTACCAGATGCCATCAAGAAATGTCAGAAAGCTGGTATCACTGTCAGAATGGTTACTGGTGACAATGTTAACACCGCTAGATCAATAGCTACTAAATGTGGTATTGTTAAACCTAATGAGGACTTTCTCATTTTGGAAGGCAAAGAATTTAACAGGAGAATTAGGGACAGCGCGGGAGAA gttcaGCAGCACCTTATCGACAAAGTTTGGCCTAAATTACGTGTTCTTGCTAGATCATCACCCACTGATAAGTTTATCCTGGTCAAGGGTATTATAGACAGTAAATTGAATGATAATAGAGAAGTAGTAGCAGTAACTGGGGATGGTACAAATGATGGACCTGCTTTGAAAAAAGCAGATGTTGGATTTGCTATG GGTATCGCTGGTACGGATGTAGCAAAAGAGGCTTCAGATATTATATTGACAGATGACAACTTCAGTAGTATTGTGAAGGCTGTTATGTGGGGTAGAAATGTTTATGACAGTATAGCTAAATTTTTACAATTCCAACTTACTGTTAACGTCGTTGCTGTTATTGTTGCATTTATCGGTGCTTGTGCTGTCCAAGACAGTCCTCTAAAG gCAGTGCAAATGTTATGGGTAAACTTGATTATGGACACCTTGGCTTCCTTGGCATTGGCTACTGAAATGCCTACTGGAGATTTATTACTTAGGAAACCCTATGGTAGAACCAAACCATTGATTTCAAGAACGATGATGAAGAATATCCTAGGACAAGCTGTATATCAATtagttgttattttttctttactttttgtAG GtgataaatttttggatatAGAATCAGGAAGAGGTGTGGAAATTGGACATCCGCCAACTCAACATTTTACTGTCATCTTTAATTCTTTCGTCATGATGACCTTGTTCAACGAGTTCAATGCTAGGAAAATCCACGGAcaaagaaatgtttttgaaggaATCTTCACTAATCCTATCTTCTACAGTATCTGGATAGGAACATGTCTAGCACAG GTTGGAATTATCCAATTGGGTGGTGTAGCATTTTCAACTACTAGTCTAGATAGAGATCAATGGCTTTGGTGTCTCTTCTTTGGTGTAGGAACTCTAATATGGGGTCAGCTAGTGACTACTGTACCAACCagtaaaattccaaagattttaTC ttgGGGTCGAGGACACCCTGAAGAATATACTGAAACAATCCAAATTGGCGAAGAGAAATACGACCTTGATTCTGACAAGAAACCTCGAGCGGGTCAAATATTGTGGATAAGAGGTCTGACAAGATTGCAAACGCAG